A single region of the Musa acuminata AAA Group cultivar baxijiao chromosome BXJ1-11, Cavendish_Baxijiao_AAA, whole genome shotgun sequence genome encodes:
- the LOC135596727 gene encoding uncharacterized protein LOC135596727 isoform X1, with protein MGASESVPRKPHQPIDEITTVSERIEGVDPLLERIKSLNIATPLLNSLPPSEISISDILVRKPSSSSSIQGNLNPKVLLELFSMYREWQEGKVKNICGKQEEIDSKIETADALAVKLLQRFNYSVSAMRSTAHGLAEVQHLQVEVGELKGRLTEVISNCDALCKRIAAEGAESSHLAHL; from the exons ATGGGCGCCTCCGAATCTGTTCCCCGCAAACCGCACCAG CCGATCGATGAGATCACCACCGTCTCCGAGAGGATCGAGGGCGTCGATCCCCTTCTGGAGCGCATCAAGTCCCTCAATATC GCGACGCCGCTGCTGAATTCGCTGCCTCCTTCCGAGATCAGCATATCCGACATTCTTGTCAGGAAACCCTCCTCATCCTCGTCAATTCAAG GTAATTTGAATCCGAAGGTTTTGTTGGAGCTCTTCTCTATGTATCGTGAGTGGCAGGAAGGGAAGGTCAAGAATATATGTGGAAAGCAG GAAGAGATAGATAGCAAGATAGAAACTGCAGATGCTCTGGCTGTTAAGCTTCTTCAGCGTTTCAATTATTCAGTTTCAGCTATGAGATCGACTGCTCACGGTCTTGCCGAAG TGCAGCATTTACAGGTAGAAGTTGGCGAACTTAAAGGCAGACTTACGGAGGTGATAAGCAATTGCGATGCATTATGCAAGAGAATTGCGGCAGAAGGAGCAGAGTCGAGTCACTTGGCTCATCTGTGA
- the LOC135596727 gene encoding uncharacterized protein LOC135596727 isoform X2 translates to MGASESVPRKPHQPIDEITTVSERIEGVDPLLERIKSLNIATPLLNSLPPSEISISDILVRKPSSSSSIQGNLNPKVLLELFSMYREWQEGKVKNICGKQEEIDSKIETADALAVKLLQRFNYSVSAMRSTAHGLAEAFTGRSWRT, encoded by the exons ATGGGCGCCTCCGAATCTGTTCCCCGCAAACCGCACCAG CCGATCGATGAGATCACCACCGTCTCCGAGAGGATCGAGGGCGTCGATCCCCTTCTGGAGCGCATCAAGTCCCTCAATATC GCGACGCCGCTGCTGAATTCGCTGCCTCCTTCCGAGATCAGCATATCCGACATTCTTGTCAGGAAACCCTCCTCATCCTCGTCAATTCAAG GTAATTTGAATCCGAAGGTTTTGTTGGAGCTCTTCTCTATGTATCGTGAGTGGCAGGAAGGGAAGGTCAAGAATATATGTGGAAAGCAG GAAGAGATAGATAGCAAGATAGAAACTGCAGATGCTCTGGCTGTTAAGCTTCTTCAGCGTTTCAATTATTCAGTTTCAGCTATGAGATCGACTGCTCACGGTCTTGCCGAAG CATTTACAGGTAGAAGTTGGCGAACTTAA